A single Chryseobacterium sp. DNA region contains:
- a CDS encoding AraC family transcriptional regulator, which translates to MFNFAKVLTQNDMNAHDTIEIDELSKPYFVWFEENWIHDDLLHQHQKGQLVYVESGFQYITIQERIYLLPQNHAVWIPPHTIHKTNSHSEKIKLMIMFANIEKEDPFYSTVNVFSVPPVLREMIKYAERWSKLMVKDNDETVFLKALFNELPHFVEHSLKLHICLPRDKRLTKVIEYVHHHYRDEIKMDRLSENALLSLRSLERIFKKETGLTLSKYQQMLRIIKSLELLSSETLTISETAYEVGYKSVQAFTRSFQTVMQFRPTDFLKNIK; encoded by the coding sequence TTGTTTAATTTTGCCAAAGTTTTAACCCAAAACGACATGAATGCTCATGATACCATAGAAATAGATGAATTAAGCAAACCTTATTTTGTATGGTTTGAAGAAAACTGGATCCATGATGACCTCCTTCATCAACATCAAAAAGGACAATTGGTTTATGTAGAAAGCGGTTTTCAATACATTACCATTCAGGAACGGATCTATCTTCTTCCACAGAACCATGCAGTATGGATTCCTCCTCATACCATTCATAAGACCAATTCCCATTCTGAAAAGATTAAACTGATGATCATGTTTGCCAATATTGAAAAAGAAGACCCTTTTTACAGCACTGTCAATGTATTTTCTGTTCCACCTGTTCTCCGGGAAATGATAAAATACGCCGAAAGATGGTCCAAGCTGATGGTAAAGGATAACGATGAAACTGTATTTCTGAAAGCGCTCTTCAATGAGCTGCCTCATTTCGTAGAACATTCCCTGAAACTCCATATTTGTCTTCCCAGAGATAAACGCCTTACGAAAGTCATTGAATATGTCCATCATCACTACCGGGATGAGATTAAAATGGACCGTTTAAGTGAAAATGCACTATTATCATTGCGTTCCCTCGAACGGATCTTTAAAAAGGAAACAGGATTGACCTTAAGTAAATACCAGCAGATGCTCCGGATCATCAAAAGTCTGGAGCTTTTAAGTTCGGAGACGCTTACCATTTCTGAAACAGCCTATGAAGTGGGGTATAAGAGTGTACAGGCTTTTACCAGGAGCTTTCAGACCGTAATGCAATTCCGCCCTACAGACTTTTTGAAAAATATTAAATAA